TTGCGCAATGCGGGCAACCAACGCCGCCGCAAGCGTCTCGGAGCGCCTCACGCCGCCGCATCGGTGGCGGAGCGAAACGCGGCACTCACTTTGCACTGACACACGCGCGGGGCTGGCCGCGCAATGGGTCAACCCCGACGGCAAACTGACGATGAAGAGTAAAGAACAAGTCACCAACCAACAAGGAGGAGCAGGAATGCTGTCCAAGCTGCATCGCTCGCAAAAGGGTTTCACCCTCATCGAGCTCATGATCGTGGTCGTCATCATCGGCATCCTGGCCGCTTTGGCGATCCCGCGCTTCATGGCCGCCTCGGCGAAGTCGAAGACGTCGGAAGCCAAGCAGCTGCTGAAGCAGATCTACGTCATGCAACAGGCCTACCGTCAGGAGTATGACTCCTACTGGGGCAACGGCGTGACCGCGGACGCGGCCAACGGCAACAACTTCGCGCGCATCGGCGTGCAGGTGGGTTCGAACGCCCGCTACAGCTACGCGATGACCGCGGCCGCCAACACCTTCTCGTGCACCGCGACGGCCAACATTGACGACGACGCCACGGTGGACACCTGGACGATCGACCAGACAGGAACACTCCTCAACACGGTGGATGACCCGACCTCCTGATCTGGCACCTCGCTGGCTTGACGAACACGGCGCCCCGGTTCTCCGGGGCGCCGTTTTCCATTCGCGTCCCTCCCACTGCCCTGCGTCGCAAATCCTACCGGTTTTGTCAGATTGGCGTGGTTTTGACACACCGGGGAAGCGGAGGCGGTAATTTCCCTCGGCAAACTGTCCGCTGCCGCGGACGGTTGCATGGCTGTTTCCAGATTGGCGGTCAGTTCACCCTCAAGCCACGCGAGGTGCATGCATGAAGTTTGAAACGCCGGTGGGCATTGTCGGCTGGGGTGTCGACGTGCCCAAGTTGCGCATCAAGATCGCCGATATCGCGCGGATCTGGGGCGCCGACGCACCCACCTATGAACGCGGGTTGGGGCTGGTCGAAAAGTCGGTGGCGCCCTGGGATCAGGACTCGATCACGCTGGCGGTGGAGGCGACCTTCCGCGCGCTGGCGCGGGCGCCGTTTGTCGATCCCGCCGACATCGGCAAGGCCTCGATCGGATCGGAATCGCCGCCGTACGCGGTCAAGCCGTCGGCAACGGTGCTGGCAGAGGTGATCGGCGCGACGCCGCACATCTGGTTGTCGGGCGTGGAATTCGCCTGCAAGGCCGGGACGCAAACGATGATCGACGCGATCATGTACGTGATCGGCCAGGGCGTGAGCAATCCGATGAAGTACGCGCTCGGGGTCGGCTCGGACACCTCGCAGGGCGCGCCGAGCGATGCGCTGGAGTTTTCAGCGGCCTCGGGCGCGGCGGCCTTCATCATGGGACGCGACCACATCGCCGCCCGGTTGTTGTGGGCCTCATCGTACGACACCGACACGCCCGATTTCTGGCGGCGCGAGCACCGCAACTACCCGGAGCATGCCGGGGCGTTCACCGGCGACCCGGCGTACTTCAAGCACACGCTGGGCGCGGCGCGGGCGATCATGGCCGAGTCGGGCACCAAGCCGGCCGATTTCGATTTCGCGGTCTTCCACCAACCCAACGCCAAGTTCCCCAAACGGGCCGCGTCGATTCTCGGCTTCAAGCCGGCGCAGGTCGAGACCGGACTCAAGGTCTCGCGCATCGGCAACACCTACTCCGGCGCCTCGCCGATCGGGCTGGCGGGGGTGCTGGACATCGCCAGGCCCGGCCAGCGGATCCTGATGGTCTCCTATGGATCGGGCTCGGGCAGCGACGCGTTCATCTGGGAAACCACCGACGCGATTGTGGCGGCGCAGCATCGCGAAGTGGCCACCACCGACGCGATCATCAATCACAGACTGCAATATCTCAGCTACGGCGAGTATCTCCGCAACCGCGGGATGATCGTCATGGGCAGTTAGGGAGGTGACGGCACCATGAATCAGACACCCTGTGTACTGGGATTCGGCATGAGCCCGTGGGGGAGCGAATGGCAGCTCTCGGCGCGAGAGTTGATTGCGCGGGCGGCGCGGGCGACCGCGGCCGACGCGGGCATCCATCTGAAGGACGTGGAAGCGATCCACATGGGCGCGATGTCTTCGGGGCTGTTCACCGGGCAGGAGAATCTCGGCGCCTACGCGGCCGACGCGATGGGTCTGGTCGGGGTACCCGCCAGCC
This bacterium DNA region includes the following protein-coding sequences:
- a CDS encoding prepilin-type N-terminal cleavage/methylation domain-containing protein, whose amino-acid sequence is MLSKLHRSQKGFTLIELMIVVVIIGILAALAIPRFMAASAKSKTSEAKQLLKQIYVMQQAYRQEYDSYWGNGVTADAANGNNFARIGVQVGSNARYSYAMTAAANTFSCTATANIDDDATVDTWTIDQTGTLLNTVDDPTS
- a CDS encoding hydroxymethylglutaryl-CoA synthase — its product is MKFETPVGIVGWGVDVPKLRIKIADIARIWGADAPTYERGLGLVEKSVAPWDQDSITLAVEATFRALARAPFVDPADIGKASIGSESPPYAVKPSATVLAEVIGATPHIWLSGVEFACKAGTQTMIDAIMYVIGQGVSNPMKYALGVGSDTSQGAPSDALEFSAASGAAAFIMGRDHIAARLLWASSYDTDTPDFWRREHRNYPEHAGAFTGDPAYFKHTLGAARAIMAESGTKPADFDFAVFHQPNAKFPKRAASILGFKPAQVETGLKVSRIGNTYSGASPIGLAGVLDIARPGQRILMVSYGSGSGSDAFIWETTDAIVAAQHREVATTDAIINHRLQYLSYGEYLRNRGMIVMGS